The proteins below come from a single Nitrospiraceae bacterium genomic window:
- a CDS encoding cytochrome c — protein sequence MLWPEGVRAQQTTMISAGETIYRLHCLRCHGKAGDGKGPDSFALIVPPTDFHSPESTAKSEFDLRAIVIWGLVFSPMHGWWDRLSSEEIREVIGYIRQLAPYQPRI from the coding sequence GTGTTATGGCCTGAAGGAGTCCGGGCTCAGCAGACCACTATGATCTCTGCGGGAGAAACAATTTATCGTCTGCATTGCCTCCGGTGTCATGGGAAGGCTGGCGACGGAAAAGGGCCGGATTCATTCGCATTAATCGTGCCCCCAACAGATTTCCACTCTCCGGAATCCACCGCCAAAAGCGAGTTTGACCTTCGTGCGATCGTTATTTGGGGCCTGGTCTTTAGCCCCATGCATGGCTGGTGGGATCGATTGAGTTCAGAGGAGATTCGAGAGGTGATCGGCTATATCCGGCAATTAGCCCCTTACCAACCCAGGATCTAA
- a CDS encoding CBS domain-containing protein: MGLHAVATVGLRTIQQIATLHDFRFHQDQNGLAITQELLTSSLPGAPVVDPNGHCVGFISQFDVLAVLEAGRDVSQLTAKEIMVPDPIAISISTTLAEAVKIMKDHHFLVLPVEENGVVRGCLTRQDLLGAWVGLGLEPKD; the protein is encoded by the coding sequence ATGGGTCTTCATGCGGTCGCTACCGTCGGCCTCCGAACAATCCAACAAATCGCCACACTCCATGATTTCCGTTTTCATCAGGATCAGAATGGATTGGCCATAACACAAGAACTTCTCACGTCTTCCTTGCCAGGCGCGCCGGTTGTCGATCCTAACGGGCACTGCGTTGGATTCATCAGCCAATTTGATGTTCTGGCCGTGCTGGAAGCGGGGCGGGATGTCAGCCAATTAACCGCAAAGGAAATTATGGTGCCGGACCCTATCGCCATTTCTATTTCCACCACATTAGCGGAGGCTGTCAAAATCATGAAAGACCATCATTTTCTAGTACTTCCAGTGGAGGAAAATGGTGTGGTGAGAGGATGCCTGACCCGGCAGGATCTTTTAGGAGCATGGGTAGGCTTGGGATTAGAGCCAAAAGACTAA